The genomic DNA AATCGCAATTTCATAAATCACAAAATAAACAGTTTTGGATCCATACTAATTGGTGCAGCATAGTTGAAACCTCGTTCATGATTATTCGAAGTATCTCGTTTAGCCACTATTAATTGTAGAGCAAAGTGGTGTTGGTTCGGATTCAATTAGATTAATTAGTAGTTTCTATGACTAGAACTGCTGTTGCGTACAGCTTTAAGCAACATGGTCGGAGCTGAAACATGAGAGGATTCTGCACGCATGACATGAGGATTTGGTCATTCCTTCCACTTGAAGCTTCCAAATACGGCATGCCAAGAGCTCCGTCCGCATTAGGAAACCGCGTCCGCGTGCATTTGATATGGATAGTGGCTGATGCGATAGGCACATCCATACAAATACATACAGTTGCATGAATGTTCTGCAATGCTCACCTACACAGCAAAAtatctctgccgattcgatctTGGAGGAGGAGAACATCATCGCTTGCTGATCTGTTTTGCCGATTCTGCAACAACTGTGACTGCGCTGATTGTTCTTGAAGAATTTCCGCAGCGAGGATATTTATAGCTCTGCAGTTCAATACTTGAGCTTACTGTTTGGTTTGGTCTCTCCTAGTCACTTGTACACCCAGAAATGAGCTGCAGTAGCTTGCAGCAGAGCTTACTGTTTTCAGCCTTTCGGTATACGGAGCATGCATCAACAAGACTGTTTCCAGCTGCAGGCTAAAGACAACTGTGCAGAATGACATAAGTATATGTAAAACCAATCACTATAGATCCATGACAGGACCATGGATACGTATTGTTTTGATTTTTAACCGTCAACACATATAGCGCAACTTCAGAAGTACATCGAAGTGAAACCCTTGAGATAAATCATGTTTAGCTTTGCTGATGAACTATGAAGGACAAAGAGTATGGCACCATATAACGACCTGCTTGATTTCCAGGATCATCTTTACCTCTTCTTtacaagcatgcatgcatgtgagcaGCAAGAAAAGATGAAGAGAATCCCTATCTCAAAACTCCTACCATAGTTGAGCTGAGGtagatttttttcttattttattaaCAAGCCAAGCCGAGCCGGTTGTAAGTCTAGCCGTGAACCACTAAAAAATACGTCTTTGCTGGAAGACACTGAGGGCTAGTTTGGTAAGCTTCCGATGTCTTTGCTGGAAGACACTGAGGGCTAGTTTGGTAAGTCGTAGTTTGGTAAGCTTCCGACTGTAGCTAAAACAGCTTCAACTGTGGCCTCTCTAGTGGAGCCGAAATCATTTTGAAAAACATTTGGCAGAATGACCTCTCCTGTTTTCCATTTATAGATATAAGATGTTAAATATCCAATATGCTCTTACATATTTGACTTGTTCATACAAATgggttttatttttttcttaatctaCAATGCAATTTCATATGTAATAAAAGGATTAGTAAATAGATTGATGAATATATTATATAACCCTTTGTTTACTTGATTCCATTTACGCATGATACTTtttatgtttttcctttttccaccactattttttttctttttcacgcTCCATTCTATTTAGGTATGATACCTGCTCCCGACTTGACTCCAACCAGCTGAATCATAGTTATTAGGATCGGATCGGACCGGCGGTTCGACCGGTAAAAGATAGGCGGTTGGTTCGCTTAAAAAGACCATCCATGCAATCGGGACGGTTGAACCGGCCGGTTTTTAACCAGCCGGGCAAACAGGGCGGTTCTGTACGAACCGGGCGGCTTTTGCTTCCTCTCCGGATTTACTCAGGTCACTCCCACGTCGGCCCAACCAAAGGCCCAGGCTTCCAGTTCCAGCCCAAGCACCCTTCGGCTCCTAAAGTCCGCTCAGGTGCCGCAGAaaagcgacgccgccgccgcagcactcCGTCTTCTCCAACCCCGACCGGCCGAGccgccctccccctcctccctagCGCCCGCGTGCGCCTCGCAGCTGAGCCCCCTCCTCCCGCGCCTGGACTCCGGCTTTCGTTTCCCAGCGGCCAAAtttccctttcctttccctTTCTCCGCTCCACCCTCTCGGCCTTATTTCCTAGCGGCGACGACAAGGCGAGCAGCCACTGCCAGGTCTTTTGTCGGCCGACCATCTGGCCTTCGTcgggcgccggcgacgaacaTCCGACAGGTACGCCCACctattcccttcccttcctgcgGTGCGGAATCGAACCCCCAAACCCTGATGTATGCTATTTATATTTGGATCTGACCATGTATTCTTCAAAACttcgaatttttttttcaagcaaTTATCGGGTGTACATGTGTACACCCATGTCCTAaactgggtccgcccctgcctGCAGGTTTATGATCAGTTTGGGTGCGAATTTAGCATACTGCCTAGTGCCTAACTGTACTAACTGTTTCTTCGCTAAATATGTTGAATGGCACCTTGTTTCACTTGTGATTTGTTGGGCATCTGATATAAGCTCGATGTCTAAGAGTTTATTTGAACCTTTTCATCAGGATTTGGAGGTTAGAGTAATGAAATAAAATGCTGCTCAAAAGCAAGTTTAAGTTGGCCACAGCCATTGGCATCATGCTGTCAATGCTATCGCTGCTTGTGCACCTTTTTCTTGCAAATTATTCAGCTGGGGGCATTACAAAGGGCAGCATGCGTATGGATGATGTCCTTCCATTTGGACCGGTAATTCACAAGTCCTGACCAAGCTGCAGTATGAATTCTCAAAATTCCAGTGTTTCTTAATGAAGGAATTGGTGTCTATCAAGGTTATGCTAGACTCAACTTTTTACTGCAATTGTCGAATATATGTCCTAACATCTTTTTTCCATGCTTCTTGATTTTTGGCAGAGGCCCCGGCCACGGAGGTTGTGGGGTCCATTGAGCAAACTTGACCACTTGCATCCTTTTGCAAAACCTATCAAACCATATGCTGGTAACTTGATTCTCAACTTGCACCTACTTTATTAGTATTTTCATTGCGACATGCTGACATCTTTTAGTGATCCAGTCGTTTGGTTACATTAGACACTGGGGGGAAATTTGTAGGTGCATTTGCATTCCTTTTTGAGAAGAATACTTGTGCATGAGAAGTATATCAAAGATACATACATATAGAGCATGCTAGAATTTGAACGCATGCAAataaaaagggaaaattggTGCAGACTTGTATGATTGCTGCACGTACATAGCCAAGTTTGTCTGTGCATATAGCAGCAATATGCATTTTGGGGTATACTGGTATGCGCTAATGATCATTTTACTACAAGTTTGCATATTCTATCATGGTCTATGTCTATGATTTTCTTCGTTATATTTTTGACATGTATAAGTGTCAAGCACTAAGACTAAAATATTGTCTATTTTCCCAACATTGGAATCATCAGTGTTGGGTTGTTTACCTTAGAATGTTTCTTAATGTGACTCCTATGATGTGCGCAATAATGTGGATAAATCTGTTGCTATTCTTTGACTGTAATTACTACATTCCTATAGTATTTTATAAAGTGTTGTATTGCATGAAATACTTAATTTGTATACTCAGTGTCAACCCATTTTAGGatattttttacctttttttgttttgattgAAACTCATAAATCTAAACCTTGATAAATCTGTTTGGTTTACCTTATTGCAGCTCCCAGTAAGCATAATGGTTTTATTTATGCAAAGATCTATGGTGGCTTTGAGAAGATACAATCTTCAGTAAGTTTTCTTGTGCAACGgatcctttttcttcttgtcATCGTAATAGGATCATGACATTGTTTCCTTTGTTAGATCTGTGACCTTGTTGCCGTTGCCAGGCTCTTAAATGCTACCCTGGTTATTCCTGAGATACAAGCAACAACTCGTGCAAAAGGCATCAGGTTGCTGTGTCCTTCCTTCCTCATTTCAAATTCTTGTCCTGTTTTCTGCTCGACCACTAAATATAGCTTCCCCTCTGTTCCAACCTTGCAGTCCAAAGTTCAAAAGCTTTTCTTATCTATATGATGAGGACCATTTTGTAGATGCACTTTCCAATGATGTGGCTATTGTGCGTGGCTTGCCGAAGGATCTCAGAGAGGCTAGAAAAAAGATCAAATTTCCCACAGTATCTCCTAGGAATTCTGCTACCCCAGAATACTACATCACAGAAGTATTACCCAGACTTGTAAAGTCGAAAGTTATTGGGATAATTGTAAATGGAGGTAATTGTCTTAAGGTATCCTCCAAACCCATGCTTCctctgttttgtttttcattCTATTTTCAGTGTACTTAGAGCCTTAGCATATGGTTTGCTGCAGTCAATTCTTCCCGCAAGCTTGGAGGAATTTCAGAGGCTTAGATGCAGGGTAGCCTTCCATGCTCTAAGGTTGCGCCCTCAAATTCAGGCTCTTGGGAGCCAAATAGTTGGAAGGTGAGAGACTttcattgttcttcttgcccCTTTCTTTTTAGTTCTTTTATCAGCTATATATTAACCAATTATGCTCCACGATCATGAATGTACGAAAAGAAACTTAAACTACTTTGCAATGCCTCATTAAATAATCTTTGAGTAAATTCCTTGTATGGCCTTATTGCACAATTCAAGTTGGCTTCCCTTGTACTTACTAAGAAAGATGGCGCTTTAACCATTTTTGTAGTATTTCCTTGTACTGGTCAGTTTTGGGTTGCTTTCTCAGGATTGAGAATGTCGTTAAACTATGTAAAATTGAAATCGAACCATTTCAAGGTATACTAGTTATAGGAGCTGAAGCGGTTCTTCTCTCATTGataattatttttcttataGTGTGACTTTCTGTTCTCATAACTCCAGAATTATTTGTATAGGTTGCGGGCATCTGGACGTCCTTATCTGGCCTATCACCCAGGATTGCTTAGAGATACTCTAGCTTTTCATGGTTGTGCTGAACTGTTCCAGGTTTGTATGCTTAGAATTGTTGTGTTCCAGTATCAAGTCTGTATGACTTTGCTTCCAGTATCTATCTAACTTTCCTTTGACTGGTGGTTAATTTGTTCATTTCTAGGATATTCATACAGAGCTGATTCAGTATAGAAGGAATCAGATGATTAAACGAGGAACAGTAAAGGAACCGCTAACAGTTGATTCAGTGTCCAGGAAGATGGCTGGTCTGTGTCCGCTCATGCCCGAAGAGGTGAGCTTGCTTATAACAGTGCTGTCTGTTTGCTCACTATAAATTTGGATGAAACGGTTGATCAATCATATACATTAGGGAAAATTCGCATGTTTATGAATAATTGGTACTGCTGTGCTTGCAGATCCATGGATTCCAAGAATAGGGCCTTTCTTTTTGGTTCTGCTATCAAGATATATTTTCATTACACATAGAAGAAATCTGAGGCTGACAAAATATAAGAAAAGATGATAATTTTCCTTCCCCTTGTGGAATATGAACTTTGCGTTCTGCTTTTAAGTGTCATTGTTTGTACTAGTTTACTCATTAAAATCCAGGTTGGATCTGTAGTTTGAAGACTAAAATAAAGCGATTTAAATATCTATATTTAATCTAAACTATGAATAAAATGATTCATCTAAATGCTCCAGTTCCAGTTCCAGGATTTTTTGAAGCTACCAATACCTAGCTCCAAGTGCTCCAAGCTCTGCTAAGAACGGctttaaaagaaagaaaaaagtagCAAGAAAGACTTCTTAGACATCATCTGTTCTTGCTATTCTTTGGTCATATGGTTCACATTGAACTGCAGCTATATATCTGCTTAATACTGTATCTGATTTACTGTACCGGCTTAGTTATTCATTTTGATTGCTAATACCTGTGATGTAAACAATCTTGTGTTTCCAGGTTGGACTTCTACTTCAAGCATTAGGTTACCCACCAACTACAATAATATTCTTGGCTGGTTCTGAGACTTTTGGTGGACAGAGAATGCTCATTCCTCTACGAGCTATGTTTGCCAACCTAGTGGATCGAACTTCATTATGTAGTCAGAAGGAGCTGTCTGATTTAGTTGGGCCAGAAGATCCTCTAGCCTCAGATTTGCCGCAGTCCCCACCTCCCAAAAGTGAAAAACAACTCATCGAAGAATGGAAGAGAGCAGGGCCTCGTCCAAGACCGTTGCCTCCACCTCCTGCAAGGCCATTCTATGCCCATGAGAAGGAAGGCTGGTATGGTTGGATTGGTGAGAATGACACAGAACCGGATGCTTCATCGATTGAATTCAGGAGGCAAGCGCACCGGTTGCTCTGGGATGCCCTTGATTATTTTGTATCTGTTGAAGCTGATGCCTTCTTCCCTGGGTTTCACAATGATGGGAGTGGTTGGCCGGACTACTCAAGTTTGATCATGGGGCATCGGTTATACCAAACACCTTCTGGTATAACCTACAGGCCTGACAGGTACGACGCCATTATATTTTTACAGTTACATACTTTGTGTATAGCTTAAAAGATTCCTCTCTCAATCTTCAGCCATTAGAAATGCATTCCATATCTATTAAATTGCATAGGAAAAAAATTGTAATCGGCATTAGTGGTAGTAAAGTAGCCTTCAGGTTGCAAGTGGATAACTGTTAAACTTGGAACAAACACAAGCTTTGTAAATTGTAAGATCATTAAGGTTACTTGATTGTTTGGTAGTATACTATGGGTCAAGCATTATCAATTATAGCACCATTTGTTATGTAGTTTTGCATGATGATCATTCTCCCTCTTTTTAATCAACAGAAAGATTGTTGCTGCGCTGTTTGAAAATGTTAGCGATCATCGGTATCATCCACCACGAAATTGGACAATTGCTGCACGTGAGCACCTCAACAGGAGTGCAGGTGTGGAAGGCGTCGTGTCATCAGCTATGTTATCGAGACCTGTATCTTTTCTCTCGCACCCATTGCCAGAGTGCTCTTGCATAACACCAAAATCACCTGCTGTTCAACCAGTGAAAGACAGGAATGGCAGACTCCTATTTGGAGGTGAGGAAGAGTGTCCTGAATGGATGGCGCGCCACCTGGCAATGGCGTCTGCCAAGAATAGTGAACCTCAAAACGAGGACTATGAGGATGAGTTGCCTGAAGATGACTCTAGCCCAGGCACGCAGCAGGAATCTGACAGAAGTGATGCAAATAAATCTTCGGAGCAAGACGAAGAGATGGATCCAGATGATTAGAGATGCGGAGCATGTATGTATGGCGCACCTTTTAACTGCTGTCAGCTCCAGGTTACTCCAGCAACGCAAGCAATACACTCCAAGAATCTCCTGGACCAGCGGGCATCATCTTGCATTGCAGCAACACATCAGCAACCGGAACAGTCCCATGATGATAAGATTGTCGATCTCGAGAGTTTGCCTGGATTATGCTTGGTACGCGACCAGGCTTCAATAGAAACTAACACTTTGTTCTCTTCTTCATGCCTcactcttcttttttcttctttttttttggatttattttttGTGGGCACAGCCCAAAGAAATTGTTTGTGTACAAAATTACAAATGTCTATTAACTGGGGATACACTATTTTTTGGGGTGAGTCTGATATCTAGCATTTACGAGGTAGTGAGATTGGCTTCTGGCCTGTTGATCTACCTCTGTAGAATACAGGACAGGCTTTGCCGTTTTGCCCCCTCAATTGCGTGCGTGTGAGTTTGTTAAGCAGATCTGTACTTGGTTGTCTTGTTGATTGCCAAAGAGTTTGCTTACGGAGTTGGCGCCGCATGGTTTGTGCTACGAATCTGGAAATGGTGTGTACAAAAAGTATTGTGTTTCGCATCAAAATCTGCTCAGGCCTTTTGGGCCTGGACCACATCCAGCCTTTTTCGTTTGCAATTTCGGTTCCGGCAGCCCAAGTACAATGTTACTGCAAAACTCATCTGGCCAGGCCAGTACCTACTGCTCCTGTCCATCATTCCTGCTGCGAGCCGCCCATCTCCGGTCCCTTCCCTCTCTTGCAACAACAAACAAGCTGCCGGCAATGGTGTCTTCCCGTGCGGCCAACCCCAACCTCGACTCCCTctcccgctcctacgccgccgccaacgccacGCACCATGGTAAGGTCGGCGGCACCATCTCCGTCAACGGCAGCTTCGACACCATGCACTGGCACGCGCCCTCCGACCACACCATCAACGGCCAGCGGTTGAGCTCCACCTCGTCCACAAGGAAAGCATTTGATAGCATCcacaaggaaaggaaaggataGAAAGGAAACAGAGGGCGCTTACAAAATTACAGGATGGGTTCAAAACTGAAAACTTGTGATAAATTTCTGTACAGATAGTGCACCTGCAAGACCACCAAATGCCAAAATTTGTCAATCCAAACCCCAATTTCTAATTGCAGCTCAACTACAGCAACCAGACCGAAAGCCACACGTCAACTACCCCCGGCACGCGCTACAACGGCCCAGATCTCGCCACGCGTCCGTCGTCCTCCATCTCCGCCGCCCactccgccgcccgcctccccgACGCGAACCGCCGCATGCCTCCCAGCCCCggcaccgcctccgccggcacctcgtcctcctcctccacctccttcgtctccctccgcctcgccgcctcaGCCAGAGGCGGCaaagacgacggcggcggcggggactgGTCGACGCACTCCACGGCGCTGTTCCTGGACCGGCTGCGCCGCATCAAGAACCCGAACCCGCCGCAGCaccccggcggcgccctcgaGCTCCCGCGCGTCCTCGGCGGGCGGCCGAGGCGCGCGCGCTCGCGGTCGGAGAGGACCTTCCCGATGCAGGAGACCTTCGGGGACCCGGGCTCCGGGACGGCCGCCTTgtgcgcgcgcccgccgccgccggtcttgGCCTTCTTGGGGAAGATGGCCGGCGGGTAGTGGtgctgccgccgcgcgccgccgagctTCCCCGAGAGCCCGATGATGGGCGCGGCCGTCGGCTTGAGGTTGCCGGAGAACCGCTGCGAGGAGCCGTTGTTGTGGTGGGGGTGGTTCTTGAGGAGGCACTTGGGGTTGGTGTTCTCCTTGAGGGAGTCGTCGCGGTCGTAGACGCCGTTGATCTCGGACCAGGCGATGTCGTCGCCCATGCGGAGGCGCGAGGACTCCGGCGGGTCGCCGGCGCGCGAGGCGGCCATGGGGAGAGGCGGGTACCACGACGATGGCGTTGGGGCGAGGGGAAAGAATTGGAAATCGCTCCGTTCCGGTGGCGTGTGGCGAGGTTTTTAAGGAGCTGTGCGTTGTTGACTCGTCGGGATTGCTGTGCTTGGGGTGGATGCCACGAGCGACGAACCATTTCCTCTCTGTTCCGTGGACCTGGTCTATAAACAGAGTAGTACTG from Setaria italica strain Yugu1 chromosome VII, Setaria_italica_v2.0, whole genome shotgun sequence includes the following:
- the LOC101783181 gene encoding uncharacterized protein At1g04910 isoform X1 — protein: MLLKSKFKLATAIGIMLSMLSLLVHLFLANYSAGGITKGSMRMDDVLPFGPRPRPRRLWGPLSKLDHLHPFAKPIKPYAAPSKHNGFIYAKIYGGFEKIQSSICDLVAVARLLNATLVIPEIQATTRAKGISPKFKSFSYLYDEDHFVDALSNDVAIVRGLPKDLREARKKIKFPTVSPRNSATPEYYITEVLPRLVKSKVIGIIVNGGNCLKSILPASLEEFQRLRCRVAFHALRLRPQIQALGSQIVGRLRASGRPYLAYHPGLLRDTLAFHGCAELFQDIHTELIQYRRNQMIKRGTVKEPLTVDSVSRKMAGLCPLMPEEVGLLLQALGYPPTTIIFLAGSETFGGQRMLIPLRAMFANLVDRTSLCSQKELSDLVGPEDPLASDLPQSPPPKSEKQLIEEWKRAGPRPRPLPPPPARPFYAHEKEGWYGWIGENDTEPDASSIEFRRQAHRLLWDALDYFVSVEADAFFPGFHNDGSGWPDYSSLIMGHRLYQTPSGITYRPDRKIVAALFENVSDHRYHPPRNWTIAAREHLNRSAGVEGVVSSAMLSRPVSFLSHPLPECSCITPKSPAVQPVKDRNGRLLFGGEEECPEWMARHLAMASAKNSEPQNEDYEDELPEDDSSPGTQQESDRSDANKSSEQDEEMDPDD
- the LOC101783181 gene encoding uncharacterized protein LOC101783181 isoform X2; this encodes MKELVSIKRPRPRRLWGPLSKLDHLHPFAKPIKPYAAPSKHNGFIYAKIYGGFEKIQSSICDLVAVARLLNATLVIPEIQATTRAKGISPKFKSFSYLYDEDHFVDALSNDVAIVRGLPKDLREARKKIKFPTVSPRNSATPEYYITEVLPRLVKSKVIGIIVNGGNCLKSILPASLEEFQRLRCRVAFHALRLRPQIQALGSQIVGRLRASGRPYLAYHPGLLRDTLAFHGCAELFQDIHTELIQYRRNQMIKRGTVKEPLTVDSVSRKMAGLCPLMPEEVGLLLQALGYPPTTIIFLAGSETFGGQRMLIPLRAMFANLVDRTSLCSQKELSDLVGPEDPLASDLPQSPPPKSEKQLIEEWKRAGPRPRPLPPPPARPFYAHEKEGWYGWIGENDTEPDASSIEFRRQAHRLLWDALDYFVSVEADAFFPGFHNDGSGWPDYSSLIMGHRLYQTPSGITYRPDRKIVAALFENVSDHRYHPPRNWTIAAREHLNRSAGVEGVVSSAMLSRPVSFLSHPLPECSCITPKSPAVQPVKDRNGRLLFGGEEECPEWMARHLAMASAKNSEPQNEDYEDELPEDDSSPGTQQESDRSDANKSSEQDEEMDPDD
- the LOC101783181 gene encoding uncharacterized protein LOC101783181 isoform X4 produces the protein MLLPVSIMVLFMQRSMVALRRYNLQLLNATLVIPEIQATTRAKGISPKFKSFSYLYDEDHFVDALSNDVAIVRGLPKDLREARKKIKFPTVSPRNSATPEYYITEVLPRLVKSKVIGIIVNGGNCLKSILPASLEEFQRLRCRVAFHALRLRPQIQALGSQIVGRLRASGRPYLAYHPGLLRDTLAFHGCAELFQDIHTELIQYRRNQMIKRGTVKEPLTVDSVSRKMAGLCPLMPEEVGLLLQALGYPPTTIIFLAGSETFGGQRMLIPLRAMFANLVDRTSLCSQKELSDLVGPEDPLASDLPQSPPPKSEKQLIEEWKRAGPRPRPLPPPPARPFYAHEKEGWYGWIGENDTEPDASSIEFRRQAHRLLWDALDYFVSVEADAFFPGFHNDGSGWPDYSSLIMGHRLYQTPSGITYRPDRKIVAALFENVSDHRYHPPRNWTIAAREHLNRSAGVEGVVSSAMLSRPVSFLSHPLPECSCITPKSPAVQPVKDRNGRLLFGGEEECPEWMARHLAMASAKNSEPQNEDYEDELPEDDSSPGTQQESDRSDANKSSEQDEEMDPDD
- the LOC101783181 gene encoding uncharacterized protein LOC101783181 isoform X5, encoding MLPWLFLRYKQQLVQKASDALSNDVAIVRGLPKDLREARKKIKFPTVSPRNSATPEYYITEVLPRLVKSKVIGIIVNGGNCLKSILPASLEEFQRLRCRVAFHALRLRPQIQALGSQIVGRLRASGRPYLAYHPGLLRDTLAFHGCAELFQDIHTELIQYRRNQMIKRGTVKEPLTVDSVSRKMAGLCPLMPEEVGLLLQALGYPPTTIIFLAGSETFGGQRMLIPLRAMFANLVDRTSLCSQKELSDLVGPEDPLASDLPQSPPPKSEKQLIEEWKRAGPRPRPLPPPPARPFYAHEKEGWYGWIGENDTEPDASSIEFRRQAHRLLWDALDYFVSVEADAFFPGFHNDGSGWPDYSSLIMGHRLYQTPSGITYRPDRKIVAALFENVSDHRYHPPRNWTIAAREHLNRSAGVEGVVSSAMLSRPVSFLSHPLPECSCITPKSPAVQPVKDRNGRLLFGGEEECPEWMARHLAMASAKNSEPQNEDYEDELPEDDSSPGTQQESDRSDANKSSEQDEEMDPDD
- the LOC101783181 gene encoding uncharacterized protein LOC101783181 isoform X3, encoding MLPWLFLRYKQQLVQKASGCCVLPSSFQILVLFSARPLNIASPLFQPCSPKFKSFSYLYDEDHFVDALSNDVAIVRGLPKDLREARKKIKFPTVSPRNSATPEYYITEVLPRLVKSKVIGIIVNGGNCLKSILPASLEEFQRLRCRVAFHALRLRPQIQALGSQIVGRLRASGRPYLAYHPGLLRDTLAFHGCAELFQDIHTELIQYRRNQMIKRGTVKEPLTVDSVSRKMAGLCPLMPEEVGLLLQALGYPPTTIIFLAGSETFGGQRMLIPLRAMFANLVDRTSLCSQKELSDLVGPEDPLASDLPQSPPPKSEKQLIEEWKRAGPRPRPLPPPPARPFYAHEKEGWYGWIGENDTEPDASSIEFRRQAHRLLWDALDYFVSVEADAFFPGFHNDGSGWPDYSSLIMGHRLYQTPSGITYRPDRKIVAALFENVSDHRYHPPRNWTIAAREHLNRSAGVEGVVSSAMLSRPVSFLSHPLPECSCITPKSPAVQPVKDRNGRLLFGGEEECPEWMARHLAMASAKNSEPQNEDYEDELPEDDSSPGTQQESDRSDANKSSEQDEEMDPDD
- the LOC101782771 gene encoding uncharacterized protein LOC101782771 is translated as MAASRAGDPPESSRLRMGDDIAWSEINGVYDRDDSLKENTNPKCLLKNHPHHNNGSSQRFSGNLKPTAAPIIGLSGKLGGARRQHHYPPAIFPKKAKTGGGGRAHKAAVPEPGSPKVSCIGKVLSDRERARLGRPPRTRGSSRAPPGCCGGFGFLMRRSRSRNSAVECVDQSPPPPSSLPPLAEAARRRETKEVEEEDEVPAEAVPGLGGMRRFASGRRAAEWAAEMEDDGRVARSGPL